In Synechococcus sp. PCC 6312, one genomic interval encodes:
- the trxA gene encoding thioredoxin, producing the protein MSSAVSVTDATFKDEVLDSEVPVLVDFWAPWCGPCRMVAPVVEEIANEYDGKVKVVKVNTDENSAVASQYGIRSIPTLMIFKGGQKVDLLVGAVPKTKIEATLDQFL; encoded by the coding sequence ATGTCCTCAGCCGTTTCAGTTACAGATGCCACCTTTAAAGACGAAGTTCTCGACAGTGAAGTACCTGTACTTGTGGACTTCTGGGCACCTTGGTGTGGGCCATGCCGGATGGTGGCTCCCGTTGTCGAAGAAATTGCTAATGAGTACGATGGCAAAGTAAAAGTCGTCAAAGTGAATACCGATGAAAATTCTGCAGTTGCCTCTCAATATGGGATTCGCAGCATTCCAACCTTAATGATTTTTAAGGGGGGGCAGAAAGTTGACTTGTTAGTTGGGGCTGTTCCCAAAACTAAGATTGAAGCCACACTGGATCAGTTCCTCTAG
- a CDS encoding LOG family protein encodes MSQTFEALASLQADLAQLIPKLNTVTNGDLIQTVLATVIRLAEEDLDRLDWKVIRSSLRDMERALQVFAPYRHTRKISVFGSARTQPDAREYQMAHDFAHQATEQGFMIMTGAGPGIMEAGNKGAAPGHSFGLNIELPFEPGANSFIEGDPRLIHFKYFFTRKLFLLKESDAVAIFPGGFGTLDEAFECLTLCQTGKSPPIPMVLVDRPGGTYWQNWHDYIQRELKGNGLISDEDDQLYTITDSVEQALTNLGNFYRVYHSCRYVNEYLILRLNQELNDGQIAVLNQDFADILDSGRIEKTTASPQELRDEQPDHRPNFIHTAHLPRLKLHFNQRDFGRLYQLILRLNQMGAGHAASHPERK; translated from the coding sequence ATGAGTCAAACATTCGAGGCCCTAGCCTCACTCCAAGCCGATTTAGCCCAACTGATTCCAAAGCTTAATACGGTTACAAATGGGGATTTAATTCAAACCGTATTAGCAACAGTGATTCGATTAGCTGAAGAAGATTTAGACCGACTGGATTGGAAGGTAATTCGCTCCTCCTTACGGGACATGGAACGAGCCTTGCAAGTTTTTGCCCCCTATCGTCACACTCGGAAAATTTCGGTTTTTGGTTCGGCCCGGACACAACCCGATGCCCGAGAATATCAAATGGCCCATGACTTTGCCCACCAGGCCACAGAACAGGGCTTTATGATTATGACGGGGGCCGGGCCAGGGATTATGGAAGCGGGTAATAAAGGCGCCGCGCCTGGACATTCCTTTGGTTTGAATATTGAGTTACCCTTTGAACCCGGTGCTAACAGCTTTATTGAGGGTGATCCCCGCCTGATTCATTTTAAATATTTCTTCACCCGTAAGCTCTTTTTGCTCAAGGAAAGTGATGCCGTTGCCATTTTTCCAGGCGGCTTTGGGACACTCGATGAGGCCTTTGAATGTCTCACCCTCTGTCAAACGGGTAAATCTCCCCCCATCCCGATGGTTTTAGTCGATAGGCCGGGTGGAACCTATTGGCAAAATTGGCATGATTATATTCAACGGGAGCTTAAAGGCAATGGTTTAATCAGTGATGAAGATGATCAGCTTTATACGATTACCGATAGCGTTGAGCAAGCTTTAACTAATCTGGGTAATTTCTATCGAGTTTATCACTCGTGCCGCTATGTCAATGAATATCTCATCTTGCGTTTGAATCAAGAGCTAAACGATGGGCAAATTGCGGTACTCAATCAAGACTTTGCTGATATTTTAGACAGTGGTAGGATTGAAAAAACAACCGCATCCCCCCAAGAACTCCGAGACGAGCAACCGGATCATCGTCCTAACTTTATTCATACGGCCCATTTACCCCGCCTGAAACTCCACTTTAATCAGCGAGACTTTGGCCGCCTCTATCAACTCATTCTGCGCTTAAACCAAATGGGGGCAGGCCATGCCGCAAGTCACCCTGAACGGAAATAG
- the purB gene encoding adenylosuccinate lyase codes for MIERYTLAPMGEIWTDAYKLKTWLQVEIAACEAQAELGLIPTEPVERIKANANFDLQRVLEIEAEVKHDVIAFLTNVNEYVGDAGRYIHLGMTSSDVLDTGLALQLVASLAILSTQLEQLIQAVRTQAQSHRYTIMVGRSHGIHAEPITLGFKLAGWLAELLRQRQRLCQLHQTIAVGKISGAVGTYANISPQVEALTCQKLGLQPDPASTQVISRDRHADYVQVLALLGASLERFAVEIRNLQRTDVLEVEEYFSKGQKGSSAMPHKRNPIRSERLTGLARLLRGNAMVALENVALWHERDISHSAAERVILPDSSITAHFMLVEATELIRTLQVYPENMARNMNLYGGVIFSQRVLLALVEKGLTREAAYGLVQRHAHQAWNQEGGNFRQSLATDAEISQHLSEKELADCFDPKQHLSHLEEIYSRLGI; via the coding sequence ATGATTGAACGTTATACCTTGGCCCCGATGGGCGAAATTTGGACAGATGCTTACAAGTTAAAAACTTGGCTACAAGTTGAAATTGCGGCCTGTGAAGCTCAAGCTGAGTTAGGTTTAATTCCAACTGAACCTGTGGAGAGGATCAAAGCCAACGCTAATTTTGATCTCCAGCGGGTGTTGGAAATTGAGGCGGAAGTTAAGCATGACGTTATTGCGTTCTTGACCAATGTGAACGAGTATGTGGGGGATGCTGGGCGGTATATTCATCTGGGGATGACCAGTTCCGATGTTTTGGATACCGGGTTAGCTTTGCAGTTAGTGGCTAGCTTGGCGATTCTTTCGACCCAGTTAGAGCAGTTAATCCAGGCCGTGCGAACCCAGGCCCAGTCACATCGCTACACAATCATGGTGGGTCGCAGTCATGGCATCCACGCCGAACCGATTACCTTGGGCTTTAAGCTTGCAGGCTGGTTAGCAGAACTCTTACGGCAACGGCAACGGCTCTGTCAGCTTCATCAAACCATTGCAGTTGGGAAAATTTCTGGGGCCGTAGGAACCTATGCCAACATTAGTCCCCAAGTTGAGGCTCTCACCTGTCAAAAATTGGGACTCCAGCCCGACCCCGCCTCTACCCAAGTCATTTCTCGGGATCGTCACGCTGACTATGTCCAAGTTCTTGCCCTTCTCGGTGCTAGCTTAGAACGGTTTGCCGTGGAAATTCGCAACCTTCAGCGCACCGATGTTTTAGAGGTAGAAGAGTATTTCTCCAAGGGACAGAAAGGCTCCTCGGCCATGCCCCACAAACGGAACCCGATTCGCTCGGAACGACTCACTGGCCTGGCCCGGCTGTTACGGGGCAATGCGATGGTGGCGTTGGAAAATGTTGCCCTTTGGCACGAACGAGACATTTCCCACAGTGCAGCGGAACGGGTGATTTTACCCGACAGTTCCATTACGGCTCACTTTATGTTGGTGGAAGCCACAGAACTGATTCGGACGCTCCAGGTTTATCCCGAAAACATGGCCCGGAATATGAACCTTTACGGTGGCGTAATTTTCAGTCAACGGGTTTTGTTAGCCCTAGTTGAAAAAGGCCTGACTCGAGAAGCTGCCTATGGCCTCGTCCAACGTCATGCCCACCAGGCCTGGAATCAAGAAGGTGGTAACTTTCGCCAATCCCTGGCAACGGATGCAGAAATTAGCCAACATCTTTCCGAAAAAGAACTAGCTGATTGCTTTGATCCGAAACAACATCTTAGTCATTTAGAGGAAATTTACTCACGGCTTGGCATTTAA